The nucleotide sequence ATCTACCAAGCACAGTTGAGATAGTGGACTTGTGATTTGTTGGAACCCAATTAGCTGCCCCTATCTTGGGAAGCATTGCATACTTGATGCTCAGCTTACTTGCAGTTAACTTCTCTTTCATGGGCCAGCTTTTTACCTGTTTGGTTGTGATCACTTGACAAACTTGGTTGTCTGTTACTTCCAGCTCGGCTTGAGCTTCATCTGTTTTTCCCAAGAATTTATTAATCACAGAAGGAGAGAACGATACACACTTACCTCTTACAAATACTTTTCTGTAGTCTACAGTCCTGCTGTTGCCACAATCTACATATAGGTTTACCACAAATTCTTTAACCATCTTCTCATAAAATTTGGGAAGATTGCACACAGTTTTTAGTAGTCCAGCTTCTTGAATCAGCTCTAAGACCTCCTTGTTTTCAAGAGCATTTGGAGCCAATTCCCTTTCAACAGCCAAACTCTTTTGGAGAACATACTTCCATCTGCTGGCACTAGAGGCATATTGGAAGGACACATTATCAATGGGAACTTCAGGAATACTAGCAGCAAGCTTATTGGTTGTAGGCTTCTTCCTCGATGGAATGTCAGGGACATTCACTTCAACATCAGATTCAGGTTCAACAATTTCCcgctcctttcttttctttggaatgACCTTGCTCCAAGATTTTGATGGGCCAACCCTTTTACTCTTGGTTACAGCTTTGCTCTTGACAGGACTTGCAGAAGTACTCTTCTTCCTGACAGTGTCTTTGGCAAGGTTGTTCACTTGAGTGCTCCTTTTAGGTGAACCTTGGACAACAACTTTGCCTTTTCTTCTTGTCATTATCCTGTTGGCTACACTAGGATTCAAGGAGGTAAGTAATTCGTCGTCAGAGTACTCATCTAAGTCTACCACATTATTATCAGTTTCAGTGTTTGCCTTAGGGTGCTCATTATTGTCGATGTCATTAACATCCTCGGTAACATTGGTATTCTTAGCAAACCCTTGTTCATCCTTGTTGATTTCTAGGTCACTATCAACGGTGTGAACAGCCTCAGCCTTACTGGTGTTATTGAGGGGATCAACCATTATGGTTTGAAGAGGAATAGATATTCCAGGCACTTGACGATTCTCCTTCAGAATACGAGTAACAATCCTGGTAATTCGCTATCGACATATTTGGatccttctttagtaagttcctcCATGGTAGCAGATGCAGAGGATTTGGTACCCTTGTTGTGAATACcctcctgttagaacaagatttgttctgatcaatattcttagttttgatgataacaaggatatgaattttgtgtgagataatgtggtactctaatacattgcaatttccctttcaggaaatatataaagagtatgcacaaatcagcgctcagaagctttgtctcagaaggttcagcatgcaacatcagaacatggtctggcaagacatcagaagatggtcaaggcagaatcagaacatgggtctatgaaagcatcagaagaacttgagatcagaagcagaagcactgaagttctcatggtatcacgctcagaagcacttcaaggtcagaagacaagtagatgctttgcaccaagctgtttgactctgatgatattcaaatattatattcacaaacatcagatcagaagaaagtacaggtggcaggctacgctgactgacaaaaggaacgttggaagctattaaaggcaacgtcagtagacacagcgtgaacaaggctcgaggtagttgacaaaagcgtgaaacattaaatgcaaagctgtacggaacacgcaaagcattaaatgcgctcaacggtcatcttctcaaacgcatataaatatgaagttctgatgaaaagcaaggttgacgatttgctaacaattaacttgctgaaacgctgttcaaattcaaagctcagaaacttcatcttcatcaaagctcactacattgctgttgtaatatattagtgagattaagcttaaacgttaagagaaatatcactgttgtgattatagcttttcagaagcatttgtaatactctcagaattgattacatttatttgtaagtaactagagtgatcaagtgttgatcaggatactctaggaagtcttagcttgtgtctaagcagttgtaattagagtgatcacgtggtggtcaggatactctaagaaagtcttagcttgtgtctaagcatttgttcctggagtgatcaggttgtgatcaggatactctagaagacttagtcgcggactaagtggaaaaccattgtaatctgttgcgattagtggattaaatcctcaggtgaggtaaatcactccgtgggggtggactggagtagtttagttaacaacgaaccaggataaaaataactgtgcatattttttttatcgttcaagtttttagactacacttattcaaaccccccctttctaagtgtttttctatccttcaattggcatcagagcgccggttctaaggtgcaagcacttaaccgtgtttagaaaagattcaggaagagaaaaacgcttcagtaaaagatggctggtgaaatcccaacaaatccagctgcatctacatctggctctgctgagcaattcaatggtaacaatggttatactagaccaccagtatttgatggtgaaaactttgaatactggaaagataaactggaaagttactttcttggtctagatgctgatatatgggatcttctg is from Vicia villosa cultivar HV-30 ecotype Madison, WI unplaced genomic scaffold, Vvil1.0 ctg.000960F_1_1_3, whole genome shotgun sequence and encodes:
- the LOC131632562 gene encoding uncharacterized protein LOC131632562, whose translation is MVDPLNNTSKAEAVHTVDSDLEINKDEQGFAKNTNVTEDVNDIDNNEHPKANTETDNNVVDLDEYSDDELLTSLNPSVANRIMTRRKGKVVVQGSPKRSTQVNNLAKDTVRKKSTSASPVKSKAVTKSKRVGPSKSWSKVIPKKRKEREIVEPESDVEVNVPDIPSRKKPTTNKLAASIPEVPIDNVSFQYASSASRWKYVLQKSLAVERELAPNALENKEVLELIQEAGLLKTVCNLPKFYEKMVKEFVVNLYVDCGNSRTVDYRKVFVRGKCVSFSPSVINKFLGKTDEAQAELEVTDNQVCQVITTKQVKSWPMKEKLTASKLSIKYAMLPKIGAANWVPTNHKSTISTVLGRFMYDVGIKAKFDYEAYIFDQTMKHAGSFSIKGPIAFPSLLCGFILDQYSNILNEHDIVCKRESPLAFHYKLFQGKHVPDIVMISAETSKSGASVSKAKVIAMLKEICKELESRKISLEKMIRTLEMDENEEFADTEEMEDKDEQELEEESASPADDSEKESSSDTSSGSESGQ